A stretch of Rhinopithecus roxellana isolate Shanxi Qingling chromosome 12, ASM756505v1, whole genome shotgun sequence DNA encodes these proteins:
- the BRSK1 gene encoding serine/threonine-protein kinase BRSK1 isoform X2, with protein sequence MSSNSTTSTRTRNICRYLVLEHVSGGELFDYLVKKGRLTPKEARKFFRQIVSALDFCHSYSICHRDLKPENLLLDEKNNIRIADFGMASLQVGDSLLETSCGSPHYACPEVIKGEKYDGRRADMWSCGVILFALLVGALPFDDDNLRQLLEKVKRGVFHMPHFIPPDCQSLLRGMIEVEPEKRLSLEQIQKHPWYLGGKHEPDPCLEPAPGRRVAMRSLPSNGELDPDVLESMASLGCFRDRERLHRELRSEEENQEKMIYYLLLDRKERYPSCEDQDLPPRNDVDPPRKRVDSPMLSRHGKRRPERKSMEVLSITDAGGGGSPVPTRRALEMAQHSQRSRSVSGASTGLSSSPLSSPRSPVFSFSPEPGAGDEARGGGSPTSKTQTLPSRGPRGGGAGEQPPPPSARSTPLPGPPGSPRSSGGTPLHSPLHTPRASPTGTPGTTPPPSPGGGVGGAAWRSRLNSIRNSFLGSPRFHRRKMQVPTAEEMSSLTPESSPELAKRSWFGNFISLDKEEQIFLVLKDKPLSSIKADIVHAFLSIPSLSHSVLSQTSFRAEYKASGGPSVFQKPVRFQVDISSSEGPEPSPRRDGSGGGGIYSVTFTLISGPSRRFKRVVETIQAQLLSTHDQPSVQALADEKNGAQTRPAGAPARSLQPPPGRPDPELSSSPRRGPPKDKKLLATNGTPLP encoded by the exons ATGTCCTCAAACTCCACGACGTCTACGAGAACAAGAAATATTTGTAG GTACCTGGTTCTGGAGCACGTCTCGGGAGGTGAGCTATTCGACTACCTGGTAAAGAAGGGGAGACTGACGCCCAAGGAGGCCAGGAAGTTCTTCCGCCAGATTGTGTCTGCACTGGACTTCTGCCATAGCTACTCCATCTG cCACAGAGACCTAAAGCCTGAGAACCTGCTTTTGGATGAGAAAAACAACATCCGCATTGCAGACTTCGGCATGGCGTCCCTGCAGGTGGGGGACAGCCTCCTGGAGACCAGCTGCGG GTCCCCCCATTATGCGTGTCCAGAGGTGATTAAG GGGGAAAAGTATGACGGCCGCCGAGCAGACATGTGGAGCTGTGGAGTCATCCTCTTCGCCCTGCTGGTG GGGGCTCTGCCCTTTGATGACGACAACCTCCGCCAGCTGCTGGAGAAGGTGAAACGGGGCGTCTTCCACATGCCCCACTTCATTCCTCCAGACTGCCAGAGCCTCCTGAGGGGAATGATCGAAGTGGAGCCCGAAAAAAGGCTCAGT CTGGAGCAAATTCAGAAACATCCTTGGTACCT AGGCGGGAAACACGAGCCAGACCCGTGCCTGGAGCCAGCCCCAGGCCGCCGGGTAGCCATGCGGAGCCTGCCATCCAATGGAGAGCTAGATCCCGACGTCCTAGAGAGCATGGCGTCCCTGGGCTGCTTCAGGGACCGCGAGAGACTGCATCGCGAGCTGCGCAGTGAGGA GGAGAACCAAGAAAAGATGATATATTATCTGCTTTTGGATCGAAAGGAGCGGTATCCCAGCTGTGAGGACCAGGACCTGCCTCCCCGGAATGATGTTG ACCCACCCCGGAAGCGCGTGGATTCCCCCATGCTGAGCCGTCACGGGAAGCGGCGGCCAGAGCGGAAGTCCATGGAAGTCCTGAGCATCACCgatgccgggggtggtggctcccCTGTACCCACTCGACGGGCCTTGGAGATGGCCCAGCACAGCCAGAG ATCCCGTAGCGTCAGTGGAGCCTCCACGGGTCTGTCCTCCAGCCCTCTAAGCAGCCCAAGG AGTCCGGTCTTTTCCTTTTCACCGGAGCCTGGGGCTGGAGATGAGGCCCGAGGCGGGGGCTCCCCGACTTCCAAAACGCAGACGCTGCCTTCTCGGGGCCCCAGGGGTGGGGGTGCCGGGGagcagcccccaccccccagTGCCCGCTCCACACCCCTGCCCGGCCCCCCAGGCTCCCCGCGCTCCTCTGGCGGAACCCCCTTGCACTCACCTCTGCACACGCCCCGGGCCAGTCCCACTGGGACCCCGGGGACAACACCACCCCCCAGCCCTGGTGGTGGCGTCGGGGGAGCCGCCTGGAGGAGTCGTCTCAATTCCATCCGCAACAGCTTCCTGGGCTCCCCTCGCTTTCACCGGCGCAAGATGCAGG TCCCTACCGCTGAGGAGATGTCCAGCTTGACGCCAGAGTCCTCCCCGGA GCTGGCAAAACGCTCCTGGTTCGGGAACTTCATCTCCTTGGACAAAGAAGAACAAATATTCCTCGTGCTAAAGGACAAACCTCTCAGCAGCATCAAAGCAGACATCGTCCATGCCTTTCTGTCG ATCCCCAGCCTGAGTCACAGTGTGCTGTCACAGACCAGCTTCAGGGCCGAGTACAAGGCCAGTGGCGGCCCCTCCGTCTTCCAAAAGCCAGTCCGCTTCCAGGTGGACATCAGCTCCTCTGAGGGTCCAGAGCCCTCCCCACGACGGGACGGCAGTGGAGGCGGCGGCATCTATTCCGTCACCTTCACGCTCATCTCGG GTCCCAGCCGTCGGTTCAAGCGAGTGGTGGAGACCATCCAGGCACAGCTCCTGAGCACGCATGACCAGCCCTCTGTGCAGGCCCTGGCAG
- the BRSK1 gene encoding serine/threonine-protein kinase BRSK1 isoform X1, whose protein sequence is MSSGAKEGGGGSPAYHLPHPHPHPPQHAQYVGPYRLEKTLGKGQTGLVKLGVHCITGQKVAIKIVNREKLSESVLMKVEREIAILKLIEHPHVLKLHDVYENKKYLYLVLEHVSGGELFDYLVKKGRLTPKEARKFFRQIVSALDFCHSYSICHRDLKPENLLLDEKNNIRIADFGMASLQVGDSLLETSCGSPHYACPEVIKGEKYDGRRADMWSCGVILFALLVGALPFDDDNLRQLLEKVKRGVFHMPHFIPPDCQSLLRGMIEVEPEKRLSLEQIQKHPWYLGGKHEPDPCLEPAPGRRVAMRSLPSNGELDPDVLESMASLGCFRDRERLHRELRSEEENQEKMIYYLLLDRKERYPSCEDQDLPPRNDVDPPRKRVDSPMLSRHGKRRPERKSMEVLSITDAGGGGSPVPTRRALEMAQHSQRSRSVSGASTGLSSSPLSSPRSPVFSFSPEPGAGDEARGGGSPTSKTQTLPSRGPRGGGAGEQPPPPSARSTPLPGPPGSPRSSGGTPLHSPLHTPRASPTGTPGTTPPPSPGGGVGGAAWRSRLNSIRNSFLGSPRFHRRKMQVPTAEEMSSLTPESSPELAKRSWFGNFISLDKEEQIFLVLKDKPLSSIKADIVHAFLSIPSLSHSVLSQTSFRAEYKASGGPSVFQKPVRFQVDISSSEGPEPSPRRDGSGGGGIYSVTFTLISGPSRRFKRVVETIQAQLLSTHDQPSVQALADEKNGAQTRPAGAPARSLQPPPGRPDPELSSSPRRGPPKDKKLLATNGTPLP, encoded by the exons ATGTCGTCGGGGGCCAAGGAGGGAGGCGGGGGCTCTCCCGCCtaccacctcccccacccccacccacacccaccGCAGCACGCCCAATATGTGGGCCCCTATCGGCTGGAGAAGACGCTGGGCAAAGGACAGACAG GGCTGGTTAAACTCGGAGTCCACTGCATCACGGGTCAGAAGGTCGCCATCAAGATCGTGAACCGGGAGAAGCTGTCGGAGTCGGTGCTGATGAAG GTGGAGCGGGAGATCGCCATCCTGAAGCTCATCGAACACCCACATGTCCTCAAACTCCACGACGTCTACGAGAACAAGAAATATTT GTACCTGGTTCTGGAGCACGTCTCGGGAGGTGAGCTATTCGACTACCTGGTAAAGAAGGGGAGACTGACGCCCAAGGAGGCCAGGAAGTTCTTCCGCCAGATTGTGTCTGCACTGGACTTCTGCCATAGCTACTCCATCTG cCACAGAGACCTAAAGCCTGAGAACCTGCTTTTGGATGAGAAAAACAACATCCGCATTGCAGACTTCGGCATGGCGTCCCTGCAGGTGGGGGACAGCCTCCTGGAGACCAGCTGCGG GTCCCCCCATTATGCGTGTCCAGAGGTGATTAAG GGGGAAAAGTATGACGGCCGCCGAGCAGACATGTGGAGCTGTGGAGTCATCCTCTTCGCCCTGCTGGTG GGGGCTCTGCCCTTTGATGACGACAACCTCCGCCAGCTGCTGGAGAAGGTGAAACGGGGCGTCTTCCACATGCCCCACTTCATTCCTCCAGACTGCCAGAGCCTCCTGAGGGGAATGATCGAAGTGGAGCCCGAAAAAAGGCTCAGT CTGGAGCAAATTCAGAAACATCCTTGGTACCT AGGCGGGAAACACGAGCCAGACCCGTGCCTGGAGCCAGCCCCAGGCCGCCGGGTAGCCATGCGGAGCCTGCCATCCAATGGAGAGCTAGATCCCGACGTCCTAGAGAGCATGGCGTCCCTGGGCTGCTTCAGGGACCGCGAGAGACTGCATCGCGAGCTGCGCAGTGAGGA GGAGAACCAAGAAAAGATGATATATTATCTGCTTTTGGATCGAAAGGAGCGGTATCCCAGCTGTGAGGACCAGGACCTGCCTCCCCGGAATGATGTTG ACCCACCCCGGAAGCGCGTGGATTCCCCCATGCTGAGCCGTCACGGGAAGCGGCGGCCAGAGCGGAAGTCCATGGAAGTCCTGAGCATCACCgatgccgggggtggtggctcccCTGTACCCACTCGACGGGCCTTGGAGATGGCCCAGCACAGCCAGAG ATCCCGTAGCGTCAGTGGAGCCTCCACGGGTCTGTCCTCCAGCCCTCTAAGCAGCCCAAGG AGTCCGGTCTTTTCCTTTTCACCGGAGCCTGGGGCTGGAGATGAGGCCCGAGGCGGGGGCTCCCCGACTTCCAAAACGCAGACGCTGCCTTCTCGGGGCCCCAGGGGTGGGGGTGCCGGGGagcagcccccaccccccagTGCCCGCTCCACACCCCTGCCCGGCCCCCCAGGCTCCCCGCGCTCCTCTGGCGGAACCCCCTTGCACTCACCTCTGCACACGCCCCGGGCCAGTCCCACTGGGACCCCGGGGACAACACCACCCCCCAGCCCTGGTGGTGGCGTCGGGGGAGCCGCCTGGAGGAGTCGTCTCAATTCCATCCGCAACAGCTTCCTGGGCTCCCCTCGCTTTCACCGGCGCAAGATGCAGG TCCCTACCGCTGAGGAGATGTCCAGCTTGACGCCAGAGTCCTCCCCGGA GCTGGCAAAACGCTCCTGGTTCGGGAACTTCATCTCCTTGGACAAAGAAGAACAAATATTCCTCGTGCTAAAGGACAAACCTCTCAGCAGCATCAAAGCAGACATCGTCCATGCCTTTCTGTCG ATCCCCAGCCTGAGTCACAGTGTGCTGTCACAGACCAGCTTCAGGGCCGAGTACAAGGCCAGTGGCGGCCCCTCCGTCTTCCAAAAGCCAGTCCGCTTCCAGGTGGACATCAGCTCCTCTGAGGGTCCAGAGCCCTCCCCACGACGGGACGGCAGTGGAGGCGGCGGCATCTATTCCGTCACCTTCACGCTCATCTCGG GTCCCAGCCGTCGGTTCAAGCGAGTGGTGGAGACCATCCAGGCACAGCTCCTGAGCACGCATGACCAGCCCTCTGTGCAGGCCCTGGCAG